The following is a genomic window from Saprospiraceae bacterium.
GTATCTGCAATCGTCAGAAGTGATCTGCTTTGAAAAATTCAAAAAGTATGCCAATTCATATTATTGCCATCCAGGAATTTTAAAATAACCACAATTGCCAAAAAATGACCCAATCAAATTTGGTAATCAATTTAATCAATTACCATTTTTTAATTAAAATTGATCATTCTTGAATAAGAGTATGTTTAAAATTTTTCTTAGTTGTAAATCAAGAGATTATGGTTCTGGCTATAAAATAATCAACGCATTTAGCGAACTAAATAAGGCGATTATTTTGAAGCCAGGTTCATAATGCATTGATTTTAAGGCAATAAAAATTCAAACATACTCTAAGGTAAAAATATAAAAGAGGAAGATGTAGAACAGATTATTGCCATTTCTATTATAATTCATTATTTTTGCAAAGTTTTTTTATAAAATTGACAAAAAGAAATCAAAAATGCCAAGGATATTAACATTGAGGGACGCACTGGGAGAAGCCATGTCCGAAGAGATGAGGAGAGATGAAAATGTCTTTCTGATGGGCGAAGAAGTTGCCGAATATAATGGAGCTTACAAGGTCAGTAAGGGCATGCTTGAGGAGTTCGGAGCAAAAAGAGTGATAGATACTCCTATTGCAGAATTAGGATTTGCAGGGATCGGTGTAGGAGCAGCGATGAATGGCCTGCGACCCATTATTGAATTTATGACGTGGAATTTTGCCGTATTGGCATTCGATCAGATAGTCAATAATGCAGCCAAAACACTTTCACAATCTGCAGGACAATTCAAATGCCCCATCGTATTCAGAGGACCTTCCGGGTCGGCTGGACAGCTTGCTCAGCAGCATTCTCAGACATTTGAAAGCTGGATGGCAAATATACCGGGCGTTAAGGTTATCTCTTGTATTGACCCCGCTGATGCCAAAGGTTTGTTAAAATCAGCTATTCGTGATGATGATCCGGTATGTGTGATGGAGTCAGAATCATTTTATGGGTTGAAAGGTGAAGTTCCTGATGGCGACTATCTGGTACCAATAGGAAAGGCTGCTGTGAGAAGGGAAGGCACAGATGTTACTATAGTATCTTACAATAAAATGATGGAAGTAGTCAAAGATGCTGCCATCGAACTTGAAAAGCAGGGAATCTCTGCCGAAGTTATCGATTTACGTACCATCAGACCACTGGATCATAAAACTATTGTCGGGTCAGTCAAAAAAACCAACAGGCTTGTAGTGGTCGATGAAGCCTGGCCTTTTGCCGGAGTTTCTGCCGAAATAGCTTATGAAATTCAGAAGTACGCTTTTGACTACCTTGATGCACCTGTGACAAGAGTGAATTCTGCAGACACTTCTTTGCCTTATGCACCGACATTTCTGGATGAATACCTACCTACACCTGCCAAAGTGATCAGGGCAGTGAAGGAAGTGATGTACGTCAGAGGTTAATCAATAGTAAAAGTTCTCCATATTGCGAGGGATGGCGGATCGGCCTTAATGACAATCTTTTCATTTTTTACCGGGTGTATAAATGACATTTTGTAGCAATGCAATGCTATGGACTTATCATGCAGTGGATACTCTGCTCCATATTTTAAATCTCCAATGATAGGACTGCCAATTTTGCTCAGTTGTGTCCTTATCTGATGTGGTCTTCCTGTGATAGGATGCACTTCCAGGAGCACCTTGGCATCCAGTTCACCAACAAGGTGATATTCCAGTATGGCTTCTTTAGTTCCTGTCTTTTTTGATGCGTACGCTCGGGTGATATTTTTCTGTTCATCCTTTATCAAGTGATGTACCAGTGTGCCTGAAAATTCTTCAGGCCTAACTGCAACTATTGCCAGATAAGTCTTTTCCATGGTGTGTTCTCTGAGCATTTTGTTCATTCTCTCCAGAGCTTTGGATGTTCTGGCAAATATGACTACTCCACTTACAGGTCTGTCCAACCTGTGTATCACACCAAGAAATACATCTCCGGGTTTGCCATATCGGATTTTTATATACTCTTTGACTAAATCAGATAGGGTAGTGTCTCCTGTTTCGTCACCATGCACGAGTGCTCCGGCAGGTTTGTTGATGGCTATAAGATGGTTGTCTTCGTATATGACTGATAAGCCGTTGAGCTGAAATTTTTGTCTGTTCAT
Proteins encoded in this region:
- a CDS encoding pyruvate dehydrogenase complex E1 component subunit beta, with the protein product MPRILTLRDALGEAMSEEMRRDENVFLMGEEVAEYNGAYKVSKGMLEEFGAKRVIDTPIAELGFAGIGVGAAMNGLRPIIEFMTWNFAVLAFDQIVNNAAKTLSQSAGQFKCPIVFRGPSGSAGQLAQQHSQTFESWMANIPGVKVISCIDPADAKGLLKSAIRDDDPVCVMESESFYGLKGEVPDGDYLVPIGKAAVRREGTDVTIVSYNKMMEVVKDAAIELEKQGISAEVIDLRTIRPLDHKTIVGSVKKTNRLVVVDEAWPFAGVSAEIAYEIQKYAFDYLDAPVTRVNSADTSLPYAPTFLDEYLPTPAKVIRAVKEVMYVRG
- a CDS encoding RluA family pseudouridine synthase, yielding MNRQKFQLNGLSVIYEDNHLIAINKPAGALVHGDETGDTTLSDLVKEYIKIRYGKPGDVFLGVIHRLDRPVSGVVIFARTSKALERMNKMLREHTMEKTYLAIVAVRPEEFSGTLVHHLIKDEQKNITRAYASKKTGTKEAILEYHLVGELDAKVLLEVHPITGRPHQIRTQLSKIGSPIIGDLKYGAEYPLHDKSIALHCYKMSFIHPVKNEKIVIKADPPSLAIWRTFTID